One window of the Paraburkholderia sp. PGU19 genome contains the following:
- a CDS encoding branched-chain amino acid ABC transporter substrate-binding protein, translated as MNIKIQKLLPISAAAMLFATLATTASADTVVKIGHVAPLTGGIAHLGKDNENGARLAVEEINAKGLTIGGQKITLQLDAQDDAADPRTATQVAQKLVDDKVAAVVGHLNSGTSIPASKIYSDAGIVQISPSATNPAYTQQGFKTTYRVVATDAQQGPALANYAAKGLKVKSVAIVDDSTAYGQGLANEFEKTAKSLGLNVMSHDATNDKAVDFRAILTKIKGENPDAIMYGGMDATGGPFAKQAKQLGLRAKVLAGDGVCTDKLSDLAGDATDNIVCSEAGMALEKMEGGAAFQAKYQKRFGQPIQIYAPFTYDAVYIIVDAMKRAGSTDPAKILAAMPNTDYKGVIGETTFDSKGDLKHGVISLYNYKSGKKTLLDVVKM; from the coding sequence ATGAACATCAAAATCCAAAAGCTGTTGCCGATTAGCGCTGCGGCGATGCTGTTTGCAACGTTGGCGACGACGGCTTCGGCCGACACTGTTGTCAAGATCGGCCATGTTGCGCCTTTGACGGGTGGCATCGCTCACCTGGGCAAGGACAACGAAAATGGCGCACGTCTCGCAGTCGAAGAGATCAACGCGAAGGGTCTGACGATCGGCGGCCAGAAGATCACGCTGCAACTCGACGCACAAGACGACGCAGCTGACCCGCGTACTGCTACGCAGGTCGCGCAGAAGCTGGTCGACGACAAGGTCGCGGCAGTGGTTGGCCACCTGAACTCGGGTACGTCGATCCCGGCTTCGAAGATCTACAGCGATGCAGGCATCGTTCAGATCTCGCCGTCGGCAACGAACCCGGCTTACACGCAGCAGGGCTTCAAGACGACGTACCGCGTCGTGGCAACGGATGCGCAGCAAGGTCCGGCACTGGCCAACTACGCAGCGAAGGGCCTGAAGGTCAAGAGCGTCGCGATCGTCGACGACTCGACGGCATACGGCCAGGGTCTCGCAAACGAATTCGAAAAGACGGCGAAGTCGCTGGGCCTGAACGTGATGTCGCATGACGCGACGAACGACAAGGCTGTCGACTTCCGCGCGATTCTGACGAAGATCAAGGGCGAAAACCCGGACGCGATCATGTACGGCGGCATGGACGCCACGGGCGGCCCGTTCGCGAAGCAAGCCAAGCAGCTCGGCCTGCGTGCGAAGGTGCTGGCTGGCGACGGCGTGTGTACCGACAAGCTGTCTGACCTGGCTGGCGACGCAACCGACAACATCGTCTGCTCGGAAGCCGGTATGGCGCTCGAGAAGATGGAAGGCGGCGCAGCGTTCCAGGCGAAGTATCAGAAGCGTTTCGGCCAGCCGATCCAGATCTACGCTCCCTTCACGTATGACGCTGTGTACATCATCGTCGACGCAATGAAGCGCGCTGGCTCGACCGATCCGGCGAAGATCCTCGCAGCAATGCCGAACACCGACTACAAGGGTGTGATCGGCGAAACCACGTTCGACTCGAAGGGCGACCTGAAGCACGGCGTGATCTCGCTGTACAACTACAAGTCGGGCAAGAAGACGCTGCTCGACGTCGTGAAGATGTAA
- a CDS encoding cupin-like domain-containing protein, which produces MIDDEWRRWIAENLLLEASPEAVHAVLVEHGFEREHALCEIDSTLQSPYFQAGSRLRNRLRKREWMLSVYGELNRMRSGAACVERRVRLSRDAFYEQFYFQNRPVIITGMFDSWPARKLWNLDYFRGRCGLAEVEVQFGRDADTNYEINQPALKRTMRFGDYVDLVESAGVTNDFYMTANNASHNRRALAALWADAPAIGEYLDPAPTDAGYFWFGPAGTKTPFHHDLTNNLMAQVIGRKRVLLVPFTDTAHMYNHLHCYSQLDGGAIDVGRFPSFEHARVIECTIEPGELLFLPIGWWHYVEALDVSVTMTYTNFIERNDFGRTYSTYCEL; this is translated from the coding sequence ATGATCGATGACGAATGGCGGCGCTGGATCGCCGAGAACCTGTTGCTCGAAGCCTCGCCGGAAGCCGTGCATGCTGTGCTCGTCGAGCATGGGTTCGAACGCGAACACGCGTTATGCGAGATCGATAGCACGTTGCAAAGCCCTTATTTTCAAGCGGGTTCTCGCTTGCGCAATCGTTTGCGTAAGCGCGAATGGATGCTTTCCGTGTACGGCGAGCTGAATCGCATGCGATCGGGGGCGGCATGTGTCGAGCGCCGCGTGCGCCTGTCGCGCGATGCGTTTTACGAGCAGTTCTATTTTCAGAACCGGCCTGTGATCATCACGGGCATGTTCGACTCGTGGCCGGCGCGCAAGCTGTGGAATCTCGATTACTTTCGCGGGCGCTGCGGCCTCGCCGAAGTCGAAGTGCAGTTTGGGCGTGATGCGGATACGAACTACGAGATCAATCAGCCGGCGTTGAAGCGCACGATGCGCTTTGGCGATTACGTCGATCTCGTCGAAAGCGCGGGCGTGACGAATGATTTCTATATGACGGCGAACAACGCGTCGCACAACCGCAGGGCGCTCGCAGCGCTTTGGGCCGATGCACCAGCGATCGGCGAGTATCTGGATCCGGCGCCAACCGACGCAGGCTATTTCTGGTTCGGGCCGGCCGGTACGAAGACGCCGTTTCATCACGACCTGACCAATAATCTGATGGCGCAGGTGATCGGCCGCAAGCGTGTTCTGCTCGTGCCGTTCACGGACACCGCCCACATGTACAACCATCTGCATTGTTATTCGCAGCTCGACGGCGGCGCGATCGATGTCGGGCGGTTTCCGTCTTTCGAACATGCGCGGGTGATCGAGTGCACGATCGAACCCGGCGAACTGCTGTTTCTGCCGATCGGCTGGTGGCACTACGTCGAAGCGCTCGACGTCTCCGTCACGATGACCTACACGAACTTTATCGAGCGCAACGATTTCGGCCGCACGTACAGCACGTATTGCGAACTTTGA
- a CDS encoding MFS transporter, giving the protein MSDRPSESASLPAAHRNLSTSARNRARYATMALFFIAGMMYASWGVHVPTVRDRFQLNPAMLSLALFAVAGGSIGAMVTNAPWIARVGTRRACLAGGLVMSAAGALILVVPYYWMLLVLLALFGAGMATLDVAMNAEASTVEETLGRPIMSALHGMFSVGGMTGAAVGGAALAHGMAPAVHLLLASLISAAVLLAACPSVLPHIPHSEHPDAHTPRGNRWRSPALWALGAIALIALIAEGAMYDWATVYMRDVVASTPAVASAAYAAFSGGMAAARFAGDAVRARFGAPQLIAASASLACAGMIGALLLPHPIAALTGFTLMGLGLANMMPVLFAAAARVKGIHAAEGLAHVAGLAYFGLLLGPVIIGGVAQVTNLPIGLSVVALCAALVAFIGPKVLRRLGI; this is encoded by the coding sequence GTGTCCGATCGTCCGTCCGAGTCCGCATCCTTGCCCGCCGCGCATCGCAATCTGTCCACGAGCGCGCGCAACCGCGCCCGTTACGCGACGATGGCGCTCTTCTTCATCGCGGGGATGATGTATGCGTCCTGGGGCGTCCACGTGCCGACCGTCCGCGACCGGTTCCAGCTGAATCCGGCCATGCTGTCGCTCGCGCTGTTCGCGGTGGCGGGCGGCTCGATCGGCGCGATGGTGACGAATGCGCCGTGGATCGCGCGCGTCGGCACGCGGCGCGCGTGTCTCGCGGGCGGGCTCGTGATGTCGGCGGCTGGCGCGCTGATTCTCGTCGTGCCGTATTACTGGATGCTGCTCGTCTTGCTCGCGCTCTTCGGCGCGGGCATGGCGACGCTCGACGTCGCGATGAACGCGGAAGCCAGCACCGTCGAAGAAACCCTCGGCCGGCCGATCATGTCGGCGCTGCACGGCATGTTCAGCGTCGGCGGGATGACGGGCGCGGCGGTCGGCGGCGCGGCGCTCGCGCACGGCATGGCGCCTGCCGTGCATCTGCTGCTCGCCTCGCTGATCAGCGCGGCCGTGTTGCTGGCCGCGTGCCCATCCGTGCTGCCGCACATCCCGCATTCCGAGCACCCGGACGCGCACACGCCGCGCGGTAACCGCTGGCGCTCGCCCGCGTTGTGGGCGCTCGGCGCCATCGCGCTGATCGCGTTGATCGCGGAAGGCGCGATGTACGACTGGGCGACTGTCTATATGCGCGATGTCGTCGCGTCGACGCCGGCCGTCGCGAGCGCGGCCTACGCGGCGTTCTCGGGCGGCATGGCGGCCGCGCGTTTCGCTGGCGATGCCGTCCGCGCGCGATTCGGCGCGCCGCAGCTGATTGCCGCGAGCGCGTCACTGGCTTGCGCGGGCATGATCGGCGCGCTGCTGCTGCCGCATCCCATCGCGGCGCTGACAGGCTTCACGCTGATGGGCCTCGGTCTCGCCAACATGATGCCCGTGCTGTTCGCGGCAGCCGCGCGTGTTAAGGGCATCCACGCGGCCGAAGGCCTCGCGCACGTGGCCGGGCTCGCCTACTTCGGCCTGCTACTCGGGCCGGTGATCATCGGCGGCGTGGCACAGGTGACGAATCTTCCCATCGGGCTGTCCGTCGTCGCGCTGTGCGCGGCGCTCGTCGCGTTCATCGGGCCCAAGGTTTTGCGCCGGCTCGGCATCTGA
- a CDS encoding pyridoxamine 5'-phosphate oxidase family protein has protein sequence MNIPAHAPLHLLHQAAIGTLATHARQPQGFPYPTVLPFAPDSHHRPTILVSRLAEHTRNLHSDPRAGFLIVHAPDGDVLNGQRITLVGTFEHVEPTPPVTQRYLRYHPDAERYLVLGDFSFWVMSVERMRYIGGFGAMGWLTQAELDPLDPVSFDEENALVEFFERHPRRPARVQLMGIDRYGADLNISGARSRLAFDTPVPDAECLHAALEDCIARHANA, from the coding sequence TTGAACATTCCCGCTCACGCTCCGCTGCATTTGCTGCATCAGGCCGCCATCGGCACGCTCGCCACCCATGCGCGCCAGCCGCAAGGGTTTCCGTATCCGACGGTGCTGCCGTTCGCGCCGGATTCGCATCATCGCCCGACGATACTCGTGAGCCGGCTCGCCGAGCACACACGCAACCTGCACTCCGATCCGCGCGCCGGCTTCCTGATCGTTCACGCGCCGGACGGCGATGTGCTCAACGGGCAGCGCATCACGCTGGTCGGCACGTTCGAGCATGTCGAGCCGACGCCACCCGTGACTCAGCGGTATCTGCGCTATCACCCGGATGCCGAGCGCTATCTGGTGCTGGGGGATTTCTCGTTCTGGGTGATGTCGGTCGAGCGGATGCGTTACATAGGCGGGTTCGGCGCGATGGGATGGTTGACGCAGGCAGAACTCGATCCCCTCGACCCGGTTTCGTTCGACGAGGAAAACGCGCTCGTCGAATTCTTCGAACGTCACCCGCGACGGCCAGCGCGAGTGCAATTGATGGGCATAGACCGGTATGGCGCGGACCTGAATATTTCGGGCGCTCGCAGCCGCCTGGCCTTCGACACACCGGTGCCCGATGCCGAATGCTTGCACGCTGCTCTTGAAGATTGCATCGCGCGGCACGCCAATGCGTGA
- a CDS encoding H-NS histone family protein, translating to MSSYRELLAQREKLEKQIEEAKAREYAEVLNEIKQKMSDYGITLAELGAGGRAKAVKAAGRPRAGVAPKYRDPASGSTWSGRGKPPRWIAGQDREKFLIEK from the coding sequence ATGTCCTCCTACAGGGAACTACTCGCGCAGCGCGAAAAGCTCGAGAAACAGATCGAAGAGGCGAAAGCGCGCGAGTATGCGGAAGTGTTAAACGAGATCAAGCAGAAAATGTCTGATTACGGTATTACGCTGGCTGAACTCGGCGCTGGTGGACGTGCGAAAGCCGTAAAGGCAGCGGGCCGTCCCCGCGCCGGCGTCGCGCCTAAATATCGTGACCCCGCAAGCGGGAGCACCTGGTCGGGCCGCGGTAAGCCGCCGCGCTGGATTGCCGGTCAAGATCGCGAAAAATTTCTCATCGAGAAATAA
- a CDS encoding cation diffusion facilitator family transporter: protein MPSNSTAQSAEKRRVARKTTFVSIGLNTVLMSVQIVVGVIAHSQALVADGVHSLADLISDFVVLVANRHSGAQPDADHNYGHSRYETVASLFLGGLLIAVGGGMLWRAGARLTDLDNIPAVHISALAVAVVVLVSKEALFRYMLREAQRVRSAMLIANAWHARSDAASSLVVALGIVGSIAGVRLLDPVAAAVVGFMVARMGWTFGWDALQDLSDRALDESDTADLRARILSTPGVRDVHELRTRKMGDFALVDAHILVDPMISVSEGHYIAETARARVLSDNRVLDALIHVDPENDAIARPPVNLPPRAKIAAEVESALAAQGLKAASVNLHYLSTGLDVEVTLQPSRLDALESEVHQLARVDVEALKHKLGARRLNVTHAVDVSTAGAELVREPRGDG, encoded by the coding sequence ATGCCTTCCAACTCGACCGCCCAATCCGCGGAGAAACGGCGCGTAGCCCGCAAAACCACTTTCGTCAGCATCGGACTCAATACGGTGTTGATGTCGGTGCAGATTGTCGTGGGCGTGATTGCGCATTCACAGGCGCTCGTCGCGGACGGCGTGCATTCGCTCGCCGATCTCATTTCCGACTTTGTGGTGCTGGTCGCCAATCGCCATAGCGGAGCCCAACCCGACGCCGACCACAACTACGGACATAGCCGTTATGAAACGGTCGCGTCGCTATTTCTGGGCGGCTTGCTGATCGCGGTCGGCGGCGGCATGTTGTGGCGCGCCGGCGCGCGGCTCACCGATCTGGACAATATTCCCGCTGTCCATATAAGCGCGCTCGCGGTTGCGGTCGTCGTGCTTGTTTCGAAGGAAGCGCTGTTTCGCTACATGCTGCGCGAGGCACAGCGGGTGCGTTCGGCGATGCTGATCGCGAACGCGTGGCATGCGCGCTCGGATGCGGCGTCGTCGCTGGTGGTTGCGTTGGGTATCGTCGGGAGCATTGCCGGCGTGCGGCTGCTCGATCCCGTTGCGGCGGCCGTTGTCGGCTTCATGGTCGCGCGCATGGGCTGGACGTTTGGTTGGGACGCGCTTCAGGATTTGTCCGATCGCGCACTCGACGAATCCGATACCGCCGATCTGCGCGCTCGGATTTTATCGACGCCCGGCGTGCGCGATGTCCACGAACTGCGTACGCGGAAGATGGGTGACTTCGCGCTCGTCGACGCGCATATTCTCGTCGATCCGATGATCTCCGTTTCCGAAGGTCACTACATTGCTGAGACGGCGCGTGCGCGTGTGCTGTCGGACAACCGCGTACTCGACGCGCTAATTCACGTCGATCCGGAAAACGATGCGATTGCGCGGCCACCCGTCAACCTGCCGCCGCGCGCAAAGATCGCGGCTGAAGTGGAATCGGCGCTTGCCGCGCAAGGACTCAAGGCGGCCAGTGTGAATCTGCATTATCTGAGCACGGGACTCGACGTCGAGGTGACGTTGCAACCGTCGAGGCTCGACGCGCTGGAAAGCGAAGTGCATCAACTCGCGCGGGTCGATGTGGAAGCGCTCAAGCACAAGCTGGGTGCGCGCCGCCTGAACGTGACACATGCAGTGGATGTGTCGACGGCTGGCGCGGAACTGGTGCGCGAGCCGCGCGGCGACGGCTGA
- a CDS encoding Lrp/AsnC family transcriptional regulator, producing MTLDTFSQKILRLLQLDARRSVQEISDQVGLSSTPCWRRIKDMEQSGIIQRYTALLDREKLGLHVCALAHIHLTRHTEGGVEQFEREIATCPEVTECYSTTGESDYILKIVAPDIKAYDAFLHDRIFKIPAVAQVRTSVVLREIKFDTQLPL from the coding sequence TTGACACTCGATACGTTCTCTCAAAAAATCCTGCGTCTTTTGCAGCTGGACGCGCGACGTTCGGTGCAAGAAATCTCCGATCAGGTCGGGCTCTCCAGCACACCGTGCTGGCGACGCATCAAGGACATGGAGCAATCGGGCATCATCCAGCGCTACACGGCGTTGCTCGATCGGGAAAAGCTCGGCCTGCATGTGTGCGCACTCGCCCATATTCACCTGACGCGGCATACAGAAGGCGGCGTCGAGCAGTTCGAACGGGAAATCGCCACCTGCCCCGAAGTGACAGAGTGCTACAGCACGACGGGTGAATCGGACTACATCCTCAAGATCGTTGCGCCCGATATCAAGGCGTACGACGCCTTCCTCCACGACCGCATTTTCAAGATTCCCGCCGTCGCGCAGGTGCGCACGAGCGTCGTGCTGCGCGAGATCAAGTTCGATACGCAGCTGCCGCTCTAA
- a CDS encoding exonuclease, which translates to MSAEIYVSTDVEADGPIPGPHSMLSFASAAYTADKQLIGTFSANLELLEGAAPHPVQEAWWKTQPEAWAACRKDLQQPAAALVAYVEWVEALPGKPVFVAMPAGFDFTFMFWYMMRFTGRCPFSWSALDIKTLAFAMTGLPYRKCIKPRFPKHWFDDHPHTHVALDDAIEQGALFCNMLAELRASQSAVAAGADGDDSGQKPAE; encoded by the coding sequence ATGAGCGCGGAAATCTATGTGAGCACCGACGTCGAAGCGGACGGCCCGATTCCCGGTCCGCATTCGATGCTGAGTTTCGCGTCGGCCGCTTACACGGCCGACAAGCAGTTGATCGGCACGTTCTCGGCGAACCTGGAGCTGCTCGAAGGCGCCGCGCCGCATCCCGTGCAAGAGGCGTGGTGGAAGACGCAACCCGAAGCGTGGGCTGCATGCCGCAAGGACTTGCAGCAGCCGGCGGCGGCGCTCGTGGCGTATGTCGAATGGGTCGAGGCGTTGCCGGGCAAACCCGTTTTCGTCGCGATGCCGGCGGGCTTCGATTTCACGTTCATGTTCTGGTACATGATGCGCTTTACCGGCCGCTGCCCGTTCTCGTGGTCGGCGCTCGACATCAAGACGCTCGCGTTCGCGATGACGGGACTGCCGTATCGAAAGTGCATCAAGCCGCGTTTCCCCAAACACTGGTTCGACGACCATCCGCACACGCACGTCGCGCTCGATGACGCTATCGAGCAAGGCGCGCTCTTCTGCAACATGCTGGCGGAGCTGCGGGCCAGCCAGAGCGCCGTGGCAGCCGGCGCTGACGGGGACGACTCAGGACAAAAACCCGCCGAGTAA
- a CDS encoding MBL fold metallo-hydrolase yields the protein MKVTLMPVTPFQQNSSLLICENTGRAAIVDPGGDLDIIKGEVERQNVSIEKVLLTHGHIDHCAGAKTLAEHYGVPIEGPHVDERFWLDKLPEQSVRFGFPAAEAFEPTRWLDDNDTVTFGDETLEVYHCPGHTPGHVIFFSRAHRLALVGDVLFAGSIGRTDFPRGNHGDLIRSIRAKLWPLGDDVTFVPGHGPTSTFGDERRTNPYVADGVGA from the coding sequence ATGAAAGTCACACTAATGCCCGTCACGCCGTTCCAGCAGAACAGTTCCCTGCTCATTTGCGAGAACACGGGGCGCGCGGCCATCGTCGATCCGGGCGGTGACCTCGACATCATCAAGGGCGAGGTGGAGCGCCAGAACGTGTCGATCGAAAAGGTGCTACTGACGCACGGCCACATTGATCATTGCGCCGGTGCGAAGACGCTCGCGGAGCACTACGGCGTGCCGATCGAAGGTCCGCATGTCGATGAACGTTTCTGGCTCGACAAGCTGCCCGAACAGAGCGTGCGCTTCGGCTTTCCCGCTGCTGAGGCGTTCGAGCCGACCCGCTGGCTCGATGACAACGACACTGTGACATTCGGCGACGAAACACTTGAGGTCTATCACTGCCCCGGCCACACGCCCGGTCACGTGATCTTCTTCAGCCGCGCGCATCGGCTCGCGCTGGTCGGTGACGTGCTGTTCGCCGGCTCGATCGGTCGCACGGACTTTCCGCGCGGCAACCACGGCGACCTGATCCGCTCGATCCGCGCCAAGCTCTGGCCGCTCGGCGACGACGTCACGTTCGTTCCGGGCCACGGCCCCACCTCGACATTCGGCGACGAACGCCGCACGAATCCGTACGTCGCGGACGGAGTCGGTGCATGA
- a CDS encoding septal ring lytic transglycosylase RlpA family protein: MRLALVTNCLMKTRLPRRVGSVFAFLALAGCAVPPGAGTQVSGVSATTKDAHTAVAPQSYGSGLNNLPDTAEQKGKLADAEPLTDGPNIGDFHQMGRASWYGRGFHGRKTANGERFDMHALTAAHRTLPLGSYVRVTNPATNDTVVVKINDRGPYARGRVIDLSYAAAKILHLAYIGTARVKIEGLTQREAKAEMKEILASNQSDSNEK, encoded by the coding sequence ATGCGGCTCGCATTGGTAACAAATTGTCTTATGAAAACTCGGCTACCCCGACGTGTTGGGAGCGTTTTTGCCTTTTTGGCACTCGCCGGTTGCGCGGTGCCTCCGGGCGCGGGCACCCAGGTCAGCGGTGTGTCCGCAACGACCAAGGATGCGCACACTGCGGTCGCCCCGCAGTCGTATGGCTCCGGTCTGAACAATCTGCCTGACACGGCAGAGCAGAAGGGCAAGCTCGCTGACGCAGAGCCGTTGACCGACGGCCCGAATATCGGTGATTTCCATCAGATGGGACGCGCGTCGTGGTACGGACGCGGCTTCCACGGACGCAAGACGGCCAACGGCGAGCGTTTCGACATGCACGCGCTGACGGCTGCGCACCGCACGCTGCCGCTCGGCTCGTACGTGCGCGTGACCAATCCGGCGACGAACGATACCGTCGTCGTGAAGATCAACGACCGTGGTCCGTACGCGCGCGGTCGGGTGATCGATCTTTCTTACGCGGCTGCGAAAATTTTGCACTTGGCCTATATTGGTACGGCACGCGTGAAGATCGAAGGTCTGACGCAGCGTGAAGCGAAGGCCGAAATGAAGGAAATCCTGGCGTCGAATCAGAGCGATTCGAACGAGAAGTAA
- the rsmI gene encoding 16S rRNA (cytidine(1402)-2'-O)-methyltransferase yields the protein MTPLSELTQGQQYPASALYVVATPIGNIADITLRALHVLGLVDRIAAEDTRNTGQLLSRYGISKPLVAVHQHNERESAQRIVEYLQAGERIAYVSDAGTPGISDPGAKLVDAVREAGFPVVPLPGASALATALSVAGDWVSTFSFVGFLPPKAKQRAAALAPLTKHPYAMVFYEAPHRIVETVQALADAFGGDRRLLIARELTKLHEALHRCTLAEGPKWLAEDANRQRGEFVLVVEGAPVDAEGEHDHDALLGMLLEELSVSGAVKVAATLTGASRNALYTRALALKKDD from the coding sequence ATGACTCCTCTTTCCGAACTCACGCAGGGACAGCAGTACCCCGCTTCCGCGCTTTACGTCGTGGCCACGCCGATCGGCAACATCGCCGACATCACGTTGCGCGCGCTGCATGTGCTCGGCCTCGTGGATCGCATCGCCGCCGAAGACACACGCAACACAGGACAACTGCTGTCGCGCTACGGCATATCGAAGCCGCTCGTCGCCGTGCATCAGCACAACGAACGCGAGTCCGCGCAGCGCATCGTCGAATATCTGCAGGCGGGCGAGCGCATCGCGTACGTTTCCGACGCGGGCACGCCAGGCATTTCGGACCCCGGCGCAAAACTCGTCGATGCCGTGCGCGAAGCCGGTTTCCCCGTCGTCCCGCTGCCGGGCGCAAGCGCGCTCGCCACGGCGCTCAGCGTCGCGGGCGACTGGGTATCGACGTTTTCTTTCGTCGGCTTCCTGCCGCCCAAAGCGAAGCAGCGCGCCGCCGCACTCGCGCCGCTGACGAAGCATCCGTATGCGATGGTGTTCTACGAAGCGCCGCATCGCATCGTCGAAACCGTGCAGGCACTCGCCGACGCGTTCGGCGGCGATCGACGTCTGTTGATTGCCCGTGAGTTGACGAAATTACATGAGGCGTTGCATCGCTGCACCCTGGCCGAAGGGCCTAAGTGGCTCGCCGAAGATGCCAACCGGCAACGCGGCGAATTCGTGCTGGTCGTCGAAGGCGCGCCCGTCGATGCCGAAGGCGAGCACGATCACGACGCGCTGCTCGGCATGCTGCTGGAAGAGTTATCGGTAAGCGGCGCCGTGAAAGTTGCGGCAACGCTCACGGGCGCTTCACGCAACGCGCTGTACACGCGCGCGCTGGCCCTGAAAAAGGACGACTGA
- a CDS encoding YraN family protein, with the protein MTRKTQTDETRPTLCHAAERARDHARDAAPRSHNFSGGARSKNVGAAFEAHALTFLQRQRLRFVARNVVCRGGEIDLVMREPDGALVFVEVRARAHGGYGGAAASVVWQKQQRIVRAAQHFLLAHHGAMPACRFDVIAFERGRLVWLRDAFRADDC; encoded by the coding sequence ATGACACGGAAGACGCAGACAGACGAAACGAGGCCGACATTGTGCCACGCAGCCGAGCGCGCACGAGACCATGCGCGCGATGCCGCGCCGCGCTCGCACAACTTTTCCGGTGGCGCACGGTCCAAAAACGTCGGGGCAGCGTTCGAAGCGCACGCGTTGACGTTTCTTCAGCGGCAGCGTTTGCGGTTCGTCGCGCGTAACGTCGTGTGTCGCGGCGGCGAGATCGATCTGGTGATGCGAGAGCCGGACGGCGCGCTCGTGTTCGTCGAAGTGCGCGCGCGAGCGCACGGCGGATATGGCGGCGCGGCGGCGAGTGTCGTGTGGCAGAAGCAGCAGCGCATCGTGCGCGCCGCGCAGCACTTTTTGTTGGCGCATCATGGCGCGATGCCCGCGTGCCGCTTCGACGTGATCGCGTTCGAGCGCGGACGTCTGGTGTGGCTGCGCGACGCTTTTCGTGCGGACGACTGTTGA
- a CDS encoding phosphoheptose isomerase — MSVERIQQHFRDSAAVTLAALDALSMPIAAAVDTMFAALANGNKILACGNGGSAADAQYFAAELIGGFERERPALAAIALTTDSSIITGIANDASLDQIFATQIRALGQPGDVLLAISTSGNPANILAAVEDAHDREMIVIALSGKGGGKMNDVLHDTDIHICAPSDRTARVQEVHLLTIHSLCDGIDAMLLGEE, encoded by the coding sequence ATGTCAGTCGAACGCATTCAACAACACTTCCGCGATAGCGCGGCAGTCACACTCGCAGCACTGGACGCTTTGTCGATGCCGATCGCGGCGGCCGTCGACACGATGTTTGCCGCGCTTGCAAACGGTAACAAGATTCTGGCGTGCGGCAACGGCGGGTCCGCTGCCGACGCGCAATACTTCGCTGCCGAACTGATCGGCGGCTTTGAGCGCGAGCGTCCTGCGTTGGCGGCTATTGCGCTGACGACGGATTCGTCGATCATCACGGGCATCGCCAACGATGCATCGCTCGACCAGATTTTCGCGACGCAGATTCGCGCGCTTGGTCAGCCTGGCGATGTGCTGCTCGCTATCTCGACGTCGGGCAATCCAGCCAATATTCTCGCTGCCGTCGAAGACGCGCACGACCGCGAGATGATCGTGATTGCGCTGTCGGGCAAGGGCGGCGGCAAGATGAACGACGTGCTGCACGATACCGATATCCATATTTGCGCACCGTCCGATCGCACGGCGCGCGTGCAGGAAGTGCATCTGTTGACGATCCATAGTCTGTGCGACGGCATCGATGCGATGTTGCTCGGCGAAGAATGA